One Natator depressus isolate rNatDep1 chromosome 3, rNatDep2.hap1, whole genome shotgun sequence DNA segment encodes these proteins:
- the IL20RA gene encoding interleukin-20 receptor subunit alpha: MCAPRSWRRAGAPWLFMLQLLLPSPGAQADLYCSLPSPRNVHFESKNLKNILHWSSPEELGEGVLYKVKYLIYGIGKWIKKSECKNISRTSCDLSNETYNHEDQYYASVKAFFNGNCSRWTETARFNPLTDTKIDPPAVTVSSTEKSISIVLTAPEKWKRTPVEESISLYQVYSGLQYNVSVLNKKTKKKWVFSIKNNTLLVPRLESNTVYCVSVQTYVTTPLLLSGFSKEHCIATLKDPTVEQTITIVYGCILPIILTGVIISMAGYYVHRYIHVSKQKHPANLVLHYTDKRDERIFIPSEKIVVNCITINMMGEYKTSQETINLIGRTSHSCNSIHDESRVDDKPLKRALEVKDSVDTSEDVNILPVLEQYGICQHGFHYALGQRNEGVVEYELDVRPADLFPVQNLTECGLTEKSAPRELLDEPQITLRDFTDNKMGQPYCPQLDVQVTDMCSVQKLKELNWKEEAAASEELLDDPQTDLGTEKIGQSYCPQLKTITQSLQDQTRTTEVEEEDEQTILVDWDPHTGRLYIPTLSSFESDTREEVFEHEVCDQPAKEGLLSKLYESQASDEPSENQEPYLLQFKEQWGLHVKMED, translated from the exons CAGATCTGTACTGTTCTTTGCCCAGTCCTAGAAATGTCCATTTTGAATCTAAAAACCTGAAGAATATCCTGCACTGGTCGTCACCAGAAGAACTAGGAGAGGGAGTACTCTATAAGGTGAAGTATTTGAT aTACGGCATAggtaaatggattaaaaagtcAGAATGCAAGAACATCAGTAGAACATCGTGTGACCTCTCCAATGAAACGTATAACCACGAGGACCAATACTATGCAAGTGTAAAAGCCTTTTTCAATGGCAACTGTTCCAGATGGACAGAAACTGCACGGTTCAATCCTCTCACTGATA CTAAAATTGATCCACCAGCAGTTACTGTGTCTTCTACTGAAAAATCTATATCAATAGTTTTGACTGCTCCTGAGAAATGGAAAAGAACCCCTGTAGAGGAATCTATATCTTTGTATCAAGTCTACTCTGGCCTGCAATATAACGTGTCTGTactcaacaaaaaaacaaagaaaaag TGGGTCTTCTCCATTAAAAACAATACACTGCTTGTGCCCCGGTTGGAATCCAATACAGTTTACTGTGTCAGTGTACAGACATATGTTACAACACCACTTTTGCTCAGTGGATTTTCCAAAGAACATTGCATTGCTACTCTGAAAG ACCCAACAGTAGAGCAGACTATAACAATCGTATATGGATGTATTCTACCCATCATTTTAACAGGCGTCATTATCTCTATGGCAGGCTATTATGTGCACAGGTATATTCATGTCAGCAAGCAAAAGCATCCAGCTAACCTG GTATTGCACTACACGGATAAACGTGATGAAAGGATTTTTATCCCTTCTGAAAAAATAGTGGTTAACTGCATCACTATTAATATGATGGGTGAGTACAAGACTTCCCAGGAAACCATTAATTTAATAGGCAGGACCAGCCACAGTTGCAATTCCATTCATGACGAAAGCAGAGTTGATGATAAGCCTCTGAAAAGAGCATTGGAAGTGAAAGACTCGGTTGATACTTCTGAAGATGTGAACATTTTACCTGTCTTGGAGCAATATGGTATATGCCAACATGGATTCCACTATGCTTTGGGTCAAAGGAATGAAGGGGTTGTAGAGTATGAACTTGATGTGAGGCCTGCAGACCTTTTTCCTGTGCAAAACCTAACAGAATGTGGTTTGACAGAGAAGTCTGCACCAAGAGAACTGCTAGATGAGCCACAGATCACTTTGAGGGATTTCACTGACAATAAAATGGGACAGCCATACTGTCCGCAGCTTGATGTGCAGGTTACAGACATGTGTTCGGTGCAGAAACTAAAAGAACTCAATTGGAAGGAGGAGGCTGCTGCATCAGAGGAACTACTAGATGATCCACAGACGGATTTGGGTACTGAAAAAATAGGACAGTCTTACTGTCCCCAGTTAAAAACCATAACACAGAGCCTCCAAGACCAAACTAGGACAACAGAGGTAGAAGAGGAGGATGAACAGACCATATTAGTAGATTGGGATCCTCATACTGGAAGACTTTATATACCTACTTTGTCCAGTTTTGAGAGTGATACACGTGAAGAAGTATTTGAGCATGAAGTGTGTGATCAGCCTGCTAAAGAGGGGCTTTTGTCCAAACTCTATGAGAGCCAGGCGTCTGATGAGCCATCAGAAAACCAAGAACCGTATCTCCTGCAATTCAAGGAGCAATGGGGATTGCATGTAAAAATGGAAGACTGA